A window of Reinekea marina contains these coding sequences:
- the typA gene encoding translational GTPase TypA, producing MIDNLRNIAIIAHVDHGKTTLVDQLLSQSGTLGRKDQGSERVMDSNDQEKERGITILAKNTAIKWNDYRINIVDTPGHADFGGEVERVLSMVDSVLLLVDAVDGPMPQTRFVTSKAFAQGLKPIVVINKIDRPGARPDWVMDQVFDLFDRLGATDEQLDFPVIYASALNGIAGLDPEEMAEDMEPLFQMITERVPSPEVDSDGAFQMQISALDYNSYVGVIGVGRITRGSVKPNDQVVIVDNEGKSRKGKILQVMGYHGLERVEVDTANAGDIVCITGIEGLSISDTLCHPQTVEALPALTVDEPTVSMTFQVNDSPFAGKEGKFITTRNIKERLDQELIHNVALRVEPGDTPDKFRVSGRGELHLSVLIETMRREGFELGVSRPEVIQRVVDGKIEEPFETVVIDVEEEHQGSIMEELGLRKAELTNMEPDGKGRIKLEFMAPSRGLIGFRGLFLTLTSGSGIMTSIFDHYGPVKEGDVVSRQNGVLVSMVKGKTLAYGLYPLQDRGRLFLGHGIDVYEGQIVGIHSRANDLVVNPTKGKQLTNVRASGTDEALTLSPPIKHTLEQALEFIEDDELVEVTPESIRLRKKLLTENERKRASRSSK from the coding sequence GTGATCGATAACTTACGCAACATTGCCATTATTGCCCACGTTGACCATGGTAAAACTACCCTAGTCGACCAACTATTAAGCCAGTCGGGCACACTTGGCCGTAAAGACCAAGGCAGTGAACGTGTCATGGACAGCAACGACCAAGAAAAAGAACGTGGTATCACGATCTTGGCAAAAAACACCGCGATTAAGTGGAACGATTACCGTATTAACATCGTAGATACCCCTGGCCACGCCGACTTCGGTGGCGAAGTTGAACGTGTATTGTCGATGGTAGATTCCGTATTATTGTTGGTAGACGCAGTAGATGGCCCAATGCCACAAACTCGCTTCGTTACCTCTAAAGCATTCGCTCAAGGCTTAAAGCCAATTGTTGTTATTAACAAGATTGACCGCCCAGGCGCACGCCCTGACTGGGTAATGGATCAAGTTTTTGATTTGTTTGATCGTCTTGGTGCTACCGATGAGCAATTAGATTTCCCTGTTATTTATGCTTCTGCTCTAAATGGTATTGCGGGCTTAGACCCAGAAGAGATGGCAGAAGATATGGAACCGTTGTTCCAAATGATTACTGAACGCGTACCTTCGCCAGAAGTTGATTCTGACGGTGCGTTCCAAATGCAAATTTCTGCATTAGACTACAACAGCTATGTTGGCGTTATTGGTGTTGGCCGAATTACTCGCGGCAGCGTTAAGCCTAACGACCAAGTCGTTATTGTAGATAACGAAGGCAAATCGCGTAAAGGTAAAATCTTACAAGTCATGGGTTATCATGGCCTAGAACGTGTTGAAGTAGACACTGCAAATGCCGGTGACATTGTTTGTATTACGGGTATCGAAGGCTTGTCTATTTCAGACACTTTATGCCACCCTCAAACAGTTGAAGCATTACCTGCTTTAACGGTTGATGAACCAACAGTAAGCATGACATTCCAAGTAAACGACTCTCCATTTGCGGGTAAAGAAGGTAAGTTCATTACCACTCGTAATATTAAAGAGCGTTTAGACCAAGAACTTATCCACAATGTTGCTCTACGTGTAGAGCCAGGCGATACACCGGATAAATTCCGTGTTTCTGGTCGTGGAGAGCTTCACCTTTCTGTATTGATTGAGACAATGCGTCGTGAAGGCTTCGAGCTGGGTGTGTCCCGTCCTGAAGTAATTCAACGCGTTGTAGACGGCAAAATTGAAGAGCCGTTTGAAACCGTTGTTATTGACGTTGAAGAAGAGCACCAAGGTTCTATCATGGAAGAACTAGGCTTGCGTAAAGCCGAGTTAACGAACATGGAACCCGATGGTAAAGGCCGTATTAAGTTAGAATTCATGGCACCTTCACGTGGTTTGATTGGCTTCCGTGGCTTGTTTTTAACCTTAACCAGCGGTTCTGGCATCATGACCAGCATCTTCGACCACTATGGTCCGGTTAAAGAAGGTGATGTAGTCAGCCGTCAAAACGGCGTATTGGTTTCTATGGTTAAAGGTAAAACACTGGCTTACGGTCTGTACCCACTGCAAGATCGTGGTCGCTTATTCTTAGGTCATGGTATTGATGTTTATGAAGGCCAGATTGTGGGCATTCACTCACGCGCAAATGACCTCGTTGTTAACCCAACGAAAGGAAAGCAGCTAACTAACGTTCGTGCCAGCGGTACCGATGAAGCTTTAACATTGTCACCACCAATTAAGCACACATTAGAGCAGGCGCTTGAATTCATCGAAGACGATGAGCTCGTAGAAGTTACGCCTGAAAGCATACGTTTGCGTAA